The Archangium primigenium genomic interval GGGGAAGCGTGAGCACCGCGCCCACCCAGAAGCGCCGGGTCATGCTCACCAGTTCCGGGTCCGGCCCATCGTCCGTCAGGACAGGCTGATCCGGCTCCAGGGCCATGCCACACACGGGACAGGCGCCCGGATGGTCCTGCCGCACCTCCGGGTCCATGGGACAGATCCACGTCGTCCCGGGGGACAGGGTCTCGGGCGCGGGCGCCTCGGCCTTGGGCGCGAGGTACTTGTCCGGATCAGCGGCGAAGCGCTCCCGGCATTTGGGGTTGCAAAAGGAGTAGCGCACCCCGGCGTGCTCGTGGTGGCCCCCCTTGGCGTTCGCCGGATCCACGGTCATGCCGCAGACCGGATCCAACACGCGCCCCTCTGGCACGGAGGGCGAGGAAGAAGGCGAGGGAGAACCCGTGGGCGCGTGAGTCATGCGGGACCTATAACGTCGAAGGGCTCGCGTTCCCAGGCGTCGGGTGGCATACCCCGGCGCGGGAGGGTGTGCCGCATCCGCCCCCCAAAAGGCGCCGTCATGACAACGAAGTTCGGGACTGATTTGACGACCGGGAGCATCCCCCGGCACATCGTGACGTTCTCCCTGCCGATGCTCCTGGGCAGCCTGGTCCAGACGGCCTCCAGCTTCGTCAACGCCATCTGGGTGGGCCGGTTCCTCGGCACGAGCGCGCTGGCCGCCGTCACGGTGAGCTTCCCCTTCATCTTCATCCTCTTCGGCATTGGCATGGGGATGACGCTGGCGACCAACATCCTCGTGTCCCAGAACTATGGCGCCCGGCGCTTCGAGGAATTGCGGCGCGTGGTGGACAGCACCACGGTGCTCGTGATCGGGCTGGGGCTCGTGCTCACGGTACTCGGCGAGGTCCTCGCGCCCTCCATCCTGCGCGCCATGGACACGCCGGCCGAGGTCTTCCCCGCCGCGACGAGCTACCTGCGCATCTTCCTGCTCTCCATGCCGTTCAGCTTCGCCATGCTCGCGCTGCGCAGCCTGTACCAGGGCGTGGGGGACTCGAAGACGCCCCTGTACTTCCAGTTCGCGGGCGTGGCGCTCATCACCGTGCTGGATCCGGTGCTCATCTTCGGCTGGCTGGGGCTGCCCCGGCTGGGACTCGATGGCACGGCCTGGGCCACGCTCATCTCCCAGGCGTTGGTGTTCCTGGCCGCCATGGTCTACGTGCACAAGGCCAAGGCGCCCATCGCCCCGGGCTGGCCGGTCCTGCGGGGGCTCCGGCCCATGCTCCAGAAGACCGTGCGCATCGGCGCGCCCGCATCCGTCCAACAGAGCCTCGTGTCCATTGGCATGCTGCTGGTGACGGGCGTGGTGAATGGCTTTGGCGAGGTGGCCACGGCGGCGTATGGCGCGGCCTCGCGCATCGATCAGATCGCCTTCTTGCCCGCCATCAACTTCGGCATGGCCATCTCCACGCTCGCCGGACAGAACATCGGGGCGGGCCACGAGTCGCGGGTCCGGCAGATCTTCAAGACGGGGTGTCTGTTCAGCGGCGCCATCACGATCGTCATCTCCGCGGTGGCCGTGCTGTTTCCGGAGGCCCTGCTGCGCATCTTCGTCACGGACCCGGTCGTCATCGAGCTGGGCACGTCGTACCTGCACATCGTCGGGGCCTGTTATGTCGTCTTCGGGCTCATGTTCGTGAGCAACGGCATCATCAACGGCGCGGGCGACACGATCGTCACCACGGTCATGTCGCTCGTGTCCCTGTGGATGGTGCGCGTGCCGGTGGCCTATCTGCTGTCGCGCCAGATGCACAGCGTCAAGGGCATCTGGTACGCCATCGCCCTGAGCTTCTTCGTCTCGCTGACGGCCAGCATGGCCTATTACTTCTCCGGGCGATGGAAGCGGGCGTTGAACAAGAAGAAGGGCGAGCCCGAGGTGGCGCCCGCCGAGCCCCAGATCTCTCCGGCGGATCCC includes:
- a CDS encoding MATE family efflux transporter → MTTKFGTDLTTGSIPRHIVTFSLPMLLGSLVQTASSFVNAIWVGRFLGTSALAAVTVSFPFIFILFGIGMGMTLATNILVSQNYGARRFEELRRVVDSTTVLVIGLGLVLTVLGEVLAPSILRAMDTPAEVFPAATSYLRIFLLSMPFSFAMLALRSLYQGVGDSKTPLYFQFAGVALITVLDPVLIFGWLGLPRLGLDGTAWATLISQALVFLAAMVYVHKAKAPIAPGWPVLRGLRPMLQKTVRIGAPASVQQSLVSIGMLLVTGVVNGFGEVATAAYGAASRIDQIAFLPAINFGMAISTLAGQNIGAGHESRVRQIFKTGCLFSGAITIVISAVAVLFPEALLRIFVTDPVVIELGTSYLHIVGACYVVFGLMFVSNGIINGAGDTIVTTVMSLVSLWMVRVPVAYLLSRQMHSVKGIWYAIALSFFVSLTASMAYYFSGRWKRALNKKKGEPEVAPAEPQISPADPLAAPVEPEVAKVSPPRAEKD